A stretch of DNA from Ochotona princeps isolate mOchPri1 chromosome 13, mOchPri1.hap1, whole genome shotgun sequence:
GTGTCCCCGCGGGGCCCGGCCGTGCGTTCCCGTGTCCCCACGGGCCCGGCCGTGCGTTCCCGTGTCCCCTCAGCCGGAGCCACGTGCACTGCAGccacccttctttctttttaccaTCACAAGCCCTCGCAGCCACAGGTATCTCCCTGAAGAGCAGAGgaagttaaacacacacacatctacatgCATTTTCCGGGTCCAAGAGCAGCAGGAGCTGCCGTCCGTGGGCGGATGCACCAAGATTAACACTGTTCCAGAACTTCCTGGGTGCTGGGGAGCGACAAGGCACAGGCCTGCGTACCCGCACACTTAGCTGGCTGGTGTGTGAACGTATCATCCAAATCACACAaatattgtttttcatttcttaaattacATTCTGATAAAGCATTATTTTGCAAACTAAGAATTCCGTGACTAAGCCCTGGGTTTTACATTACATTAAACTAGGAACGAGGTGAACACACTGGTTCACACGGGCTGAGTTCCCAGCGCCTGGTCCTTGAGGACTCTCACTGTCCCCTGTCTCCCGCCTGCAGCCCGGCCACTGCTGCAGCCACACGGCCCCGCAGGCTCCCTGCCCACGCCTGTGCCGCTGACAGTCTGCGTGTCCTGGCGGCATGTCAGGTTTCTTCAGCTCCTTCCGGCAGCCCCTGTAGATGTTTCCTAGGCCTGAATGAGTTAACTCCCCGGAGTTCAACAGCTAAGAATTTTGCCGCATTAGCTTCACTGCATGAGCTCAAACAAGGGTGGCTTCAGATTCAACCTTTGTGTGCTATGAATGATTTTGTATTTCTCACAAAAGACTACTATTCACCCTGTGGCCCTTTTAAGTTTCTTAATTCTGTCTTTCCCAAGAAATGTTGACACGGTCAACTTTGTGTTTAAGCAAATATGTTCAACTAAGGAGGCTGCAGGTAACCCACCCGCAATGACTGCGTGAGGCTCAGGCTGCGTCCTGAGTAGTCGGACGATGCTCACCAGAGGGCTGGCTTCTTGCCTGAATGAAATTGTCATAATGCAAATGAATTCCTTGAAGACGAATTTCTAAGATAACGTAAAAGAGAGCTATAGTGACAAATTAGATACCTGAAATAAAACTTTCTGCGTTAATTTCCGTGCGAGCTAGGGGCACGCAGATAGAACACCTTGTTGGTCAAGGCCTCGGCTTtgcaaacacacgcacacagccCGAGGACTCACCTTGTCCGGGTCCTGCGCCCGCCGCCCGCCTCCCCGGGTCACCCTCTGCTCCGATGCGCGCCCCACGGAGTGAGTGCCAGGGCGAATGCGGGGCCCCGCGGGTGCAGCTGCCGGCAGCCCGCTCTCGGTCTCCACGGACACTTCCACTCGTGGGCTGCTCTCCTTGGCTGCTCCTGTGTTCTCCTTCCCGAACCTCACGCGCGTTCCCCTGGATCTAAGTCTCTCGGCTCCCTCATCTGGCTTTTGTAGCTCCTGCTTGTCAGAGacctcatttttcttcattttaatgttttctgctGGTAGAAGGAACCTCAGTCTTTGCCCTTCTTTCACATTCGTCTTCTTCTGGCATCTGCGATGTGCGGGCATCCCCTAAGGACACGGAAAGACATCCACAAAATTTCAGTGACTAGAACGAATCTCAAAGCTCAACTGGGAGAAGAAAAGCAccgggagccagtgctgtggcacagtggatgaagccaccagctgtgctgctgctgtctcaTGGGAGTTCCACttagtgccccagctgctccagttccatccaGCCATGGCCCGAGAAGAGCAGGGaggtggcccaagaacttggaactCGGCCACACAGACCAcaatgtggaggaagctcctggagcctggctccatcctggctgtagcggacacttggagagtgaaccaaaagaaccaacatctctctctctccctctctctgtgtgacttcaaatagtaattttaaaactaataaaaaaaaaaaaaaacccttaaaggAAAATCACTCAGAGTGTACATTCAGGAATTTGCTAAGACATGAGTCATCTAAGACATTCTAGTTAAAATGCATTTCCACTTATCCACAAAATCACAAATAAGAATCCAGGACACATTTCCATCGAAGCAGCTAAATCAGCATACTTCAAATCGGGTCATTACAGTTCACATGACAGAAGTGTTCCATCGCACAAACAATCCCAGGCCTAACACGCCCTGCAGACCCTGTGCCCTGGGCGGCATTCCAACACGTACACTGCTTGTGTCCACTTTCGGGTTTAGTGGTCGCAGCGTACAACAAGAAGTGAATTTCCTATCTTTTCTCTGATCAACAGAACTCAGCCAGTCCCTGACTCGGCCTGCTTTCTTTTCCAAGTCAGTCTAGCCCAAGAGACTGTCTACCACACCTTGCTGGTACCCACTGCCAAACGGAGACCCACTTGGGAAAAGATATCCATTTATAAAGTTAGATTTATAATTTGTGTAATTTATAGATTAGCTATACAATGTGGATAACATTCATCCAAGTTGGCATTTAATAATCGTGCAGCGGCTCCTTTTACCTTATCTGGAGTGATCGGAGCTTCTTCATCTTCCTGCTTTGTAGCCTTGTCTCGGGTGTTGAGACTTTCTGCGACCTTCTTTGCAGAAGCCCTCGGGCGCTTCGCCGTCTGCTCAGGCTGCGGTGACTGGTCCTTCTCCCTGGAGGCACTTCTCCGTCTCTTGTTGGCCGGCCTCTTTGCCACAAGCTCCTGTGGCGTGGCCACCGAGCTCGATTTCTTAGTTCTTGGAAGGCTTCCGTCTTCTCCACGCCCGCTCTGTGGAGCCAGGGAAGGGCTACTTGTGCTCTGTAATCCTGCAGGGTCTTCCACGGGTTTGAGTCTGGAAGCCCTCAGGACTCTTCTGAGCATTTCAGGAGACTTCCCTCTGCCAGGGCTTGGCTTTGGGATCTCCTTGAAGGCATGAACACCAACTGTCAGTTCCTCCATGTGACCTGGTGTTGGTGACAGTCCCTTGAGGCTCTCCTGCTGCTCCAGGGGTTGAGTCTTTGCCTTACGTGTtcttggctgtcttctgctgccaaTCACACCTGCTGCTGACTCCAGTCTCTGCTCTTCAGATTCCTCCAAGGCCCTGACACCTTCATCCGGTGTTCCAGGTACAGGCGTGGGCTCCCCTGATGGCTGTGGGACCTTCCTGCGTGTCCGTGTGGAGATCTCTGCTTTCACATCTGCTTTCTCGGGCTGTATCTTACGCTGCCTCCTCGTTCTGGACAGGGTGTTCCCCGGTTCCGGAGCACTGCAGGACAGTTGAGCATCTTTTCCGTCACTCACTAACTCCTGGGTATGGAGCTCTTTCAAGCTCTCCTGCTGCTCCAGGGGTTGAGTCTTTGCCTTACGTGTtcttggctgtcttctgctgccaatttcattttctgctaAGTCCAGTTTCTGTTCTTCAGATTCCTCCAAGGCCCTGACACCTTCATCTGGTGTTCCGGGTACAGGCATGGGCTCCCCTGATGGCTGTGGGACCTTCCTGCGTGTCCGTGTGGAGATCTCTGCTTTCACATCTGCTTTCTGGACAGCTGTCCTGAGCTGCCTCCGTGTTCTGGTCTGAGTGTCCACTGAATCTGCTCCTGGAGCACCGCAGGACAGCTCAGTGGTTTTCTCgtcagttgctgaagcctgtgtgtGACCTGCTGTGTGGAGCTCTTTCAAGCCACCAGGTTCTGCAGCGGGCTGAGTCTTTGCCTTACGTGTtcttggctgtcttctgctgccaaTCACACCTGCTGCTGACTCCAATCTCTGCTCTTCAGATTCCTCCAAGGCCCTGACACCTTCATCCGGTGTTCCAGGTACAGGCGTGGGCTCCCCTGATGGCTGTGGGACCTTCCTGCTTATCCGTGTTGAGACCTCTGCTTTCACATCTGCTTTCTGGACAGCTGTCCTGAGCTGCCTCCTCGTTCTGGACGGGGTGTTCCCTGGTTCCGGAGCACTGCAGGACAGTTGAGCATCTTTTCCGTCACTCACTAACTCCTGGGTGTGGAGCTCTTTCAAGCTCTCCTGCTGCTCCAGGGGTTGAGTCTTTGCCTTACGTGTtcttggctgtcttctgctgccaaTCACACCTGCTGCTGACTCCAGTCTCTGCTCTTCAGATTCCTCCAAGGCCCTGACACCTTCATCCGGTGTTCCAGGTACAGGCGTGGGCTCCCCTGATGGCTGTGGGACCTTCCTGCGTGTCCATGTGGAGATCTCTGCTTTCACATCTGCTTTCTCGGGCTGTATCTTACGCTGCCTCCTCGTTCTGGACAGGGTGTTCCCCGGTTCCGGAGCACTGCAGGACAGTTGAGCATCTTTTCCGTCACTCACTAACTCCTGGGTGTGGAGCTCTTTCAAGCTCTCCTGCTGCTCCAGGGGTTGAGTCTTTGCCTTACGTGTtcttggctgtcttctgctgccaatttcattttctgctaagtccagttcctgttcttcagattCCTCCAAGGCCCTGACACCTTCATCTGGTGTTCCGGGTACAGGCGTGGGCTCCCCTGATGGCTGTGGGAGCTTCCTGCGTGTCCGTGTGGAGATCTCTGCTTTCACATCTGCTTTCTGGACAGCTGTCCTGAGCTGCCTCCGTGTTCTGGTCTGAGTGTCCACTGAATCTGCTCCTGGAGCACCGCAGGACAGCTCAGTGGTTTCAGTGGCCTTTACATCACCAGTTGGTTTTTCTGTGTGAACTGGTGTTTGGAAGAGTTCTTTGACACCATCTAAGTCTTCCACGGGCTGGAACTTGTCCTTGGGTGTCTCTCGCTGCCTCTTGCCTCCAGCTGCACTTGTCGCCGAGTCAAGTTTCCGCTTTGCAGATCCCTTCAATTTTTCGACCTCTTTTTCACAACCTCCTGGGACTGCTGACACTTTGGGCGTGTGGGCAGCTTCTCTTGACAGTTGCGTACAATCTGTCTGTACTGAGTACTCCTCCAGCACATTCCCGTTGGCAAGGTCTGTCTTGAGATGCCTCCTGCTTGTTGGGGAACTCGCTGGCTCTCGCTGCTCGGATGCGCAGCTTCTTCCAGTGGTCTCCCCGTCTCTCATTGATTCCTCAGTAGGAGTGGGTGTTTGGAAGAGCTCTCTGAGGCCAGCCAAGTCTTCTTCAGGCTGGCCCTTCTCCTTGGGTGTTCTTGGCCATCTCCTGCTGGTAGCTACACTTCCTGCTAGATCCAGCCTCTGCTTAGAAGACCTCATTGAGGTTTTTACGTACGTATCACCTTCTGATGTTTTCAATGTGTCCGTTGGCATGAGTTGTTCTAAACCCACTTTCCTCCCAGGTGTCTTGGACCATGCTTTCACGCTGACCGGGGTGTTCTCCAATGCAGGAAACTTGCGGGACATCCTAGTGCTTTTCCCATCACTCACTGAATCAGTGTGATCCGGTGTTTGGAAGAGCTCCTTCAACCCTGTCAGGTCTTCCAGGTGTTGGGTCTTTTCTCTGGGGGCTTTTGACCGTCTCCTACTGCCAGTCACACGTGTTGATGGCTCTGCCTTCTGCTTTGCAGATTTCTTCAGAGCTTTGATGGTTTtgtcatcatcttctgcctcttcTGGCGTGAGAGCTGTTTCCCGGGCTGCGTGGCTGAGCATGAGTGCCGAGAGCTCCTCTGAACCTGCAGTGGTTGCAGGTGGCTTGGGGGTTGTTCTCACGCTCACCCACATGTTCTCCAGTTCTGCTTGTGGAGACTGGCGAGGTATTTGCATGTTTTTCCCACCACTCTTTGGTTCATCGGTGTGCCCTGGCGTTCGGAAGAGCTCTCTGAAGccagccaggtcttccatgggcTGGAAGTTTTCCTCACGTGCACCTCGCTGGCTTTTGCTGTTAGTTACCCTGCTTGCTGGATCAACTTTCTGTTCAGCATGAATTTTAGAAATTTCAAAACTTCTATCATCACCGACTGGTGCTCTGGGTAAGGGTGTGGCTTCCCCTGACATTCGCGTGAGCTTTTTCTGTCCTGACATCGCCTTCTCGTTTCTCGGAGATGTCTTGCGTCGTTTCTTTGTGCTTGTTGGGGTGTTCGCTGGTCCCAATTGCTGAAATTTGCAGGTGATCTCAGTGGCCTCTCCACCACTCTTTGGCTCTTCAGTGTGACCCGGTGTTAGGAAGAGCTCTCTGACACCAGTCAGGTCTTCCAGAACTTGGTCCTTTGCCTTAGGTGTTTGTGGCCGCCTCCGACGTCCACTTAAATTTTCTATCAGGTCCAGTTTGTGCTTGGGAGTGTCCACAGGCTGTTTGATGCCCATCATGTTCCCTGCAGGTGTTTGTGGTGTGTGCCTGGCTTTGTCTGCGGATCGCGAGCTTCCGCTGCGAGTTAGGGGCTCTTCCGGCACATCCTCTTTCCCCAAGCTCATCTTGCGCCGAGCCTTCATACCCGCTGGGGTTTGCACAGGTCCAGGTTGTGCAGACACTAGGTCTGTGGCATGACCCGGTGTTTGGAAGAGCTCTTTGAAGCCACTCAGATCTTCCAGAGCTTGGCCCTTCTGCTTAGGTGTCTGTGGCCGCCTCCTACGTCCACTTATCTTTTCTGTTGAGTACGCTTTTTGCTTCGGAGTTTCAGTAAATGCTTTAACGCCCTTTTCAGCATGTACTGCTTCTTGAGGTAAGAACACAGCTTCCTCTGATGGTTCCGTCAGTTTCCTCAGTTCTAGGAGTTCTTCTTGTATATTCACTTTCCCAAGACTTGTCCTAAGTCGGCTTTTCAAACGTGTAGGGGTTTGCATGAGCTCTGGTTGTGGTAAATTCTCCagaatttctgtgattttttcaACAGTCAATGGGTTGCTGGCATGATCTGGAGTTTTGAAGAGCTCTTTGAGGCCAACGAGGTCTTCTAAGACTGGGGCCTTTTCTTTGGGCCCTCTCTTACTGCCAGTTACAGCTGTTGCTGTATCCATTTTCTGCTTTGCCAATTCCCTAAAAGTTTCAAAATCTTTGCCATCACCTCGTGGTGCTTTGGGTGTGTGCACAGCTTGCCCGGTTGTCTGCAGTGTTCCTCCCAGGGCGAACAGCTCTTTGTCGACACCTGCTTGCTTCAAGAATGTCTTAGGCTGTGTTCTGGGGCTTGCCAATTCGGGATGAGTAGTCCTACACGGCCCTACAGTCATTTTGCCAACAGTCAAAGACTCATTGGAGAATTCTGGAGTTTGGAACAGTTCTTTGAAGCCAGTAAGGTCTTCTAGGGGTTGGGACTTGTTCCTAGGAGTTCTGGGCAACCTCCTCATTGCCTTCACGAAGGCTGCTGGGTCGAGGCTGTGCCCTGGCACTCCCTTGACCAGCCCGGCGCTGGCGTCGTCCCGTAGCGCTTCCGCACGCTTCGGCCTTTTCTGTGCCGAGCGCTCGTTCTCAGTGCTTTCCTCGGGAGGTGTCTTGAGCGATCGCCTGCTTCCCGGGGTTCTGGCGAGTTCCACCTGTGCAGACTCGCAGGGCACCTCGGTGGCTTTGCTCTCCGCGCTCACTGGTTCCTCACAGGGCACACGGCTGCCCCCTCGATCCTCAGCGGATTCACACTTCTGCCCCCAACTTCTACTCAATCTCCTCAGAGGTGCTGTCCTTTCAGAACTTTCTCTGGACCTGAGACTTTCCTTACAAGTTTTAGAAGGTCCTTCTCCATCCTTCCTCTCGCCTACTGCTTTCTGTTCTTGTGGGGGCGTCTTCCTGGGAGTTCTTCCGACGATGCGCTCAGCGGGGTCGGCCTGCGTTTGCTCGTTCTCACTTTCTGAAGGTGTCACCTGAATACTTCCAAGCTCTGTAGACCTCCTTAACCTCTTTAAACTAGACACAGTCTCTGAATGTGGGGTCTGATTCCTGACAGTCATTTTAGAGCTACTCCCAGGTGTTTTCACATCTTCTTTCCCTCGTGTGCTCGTCCGCCTTAATGTCAGGCTTGGAGAATACTTATCCAGTGACTGTTTTGCTGCATTTGGGGTATGAGAGATCACATTTTCTCctgcaagaaataaaaatatataaaaaaaatatgcCGTTAATACTATTACCTTTGTTATACCAATTTAGGATTCAATTGCTacgaaacataaaaataattcagtttcATATCTCCATGACTGAAAGCATCAGACTACATGTGTTGTTAGATAGCCGTTTTACCCAGAGAGTACCAAACTGCAGAACAGTGATGCGTGCTGCTACCTCGTAGCGGCATAACCGCCTTCCACTGCGATTCTAATCAGGGAAATCCTTCTTTAAGGTTTTCTGAAGGCTGGCATGCCATGGCCAACTGACCTCAACAGAGACGTTTGCGCTGCTCAAACAACTCGTTGTTGAACCACCAAGGGGCGCCTTCCGCAGGGGATCAAGGATTCCCTCTGAGGGGACAGTGCTTAGGACCCACCGAGAAGCTAAGACAGAATGCACATCTCCCCGCTCACCCTGCGGTCTGATTCCTTCTGGAAGGCTGGGGGACGGAGGGAGTGGGATACAGAAAGAGCTAGCTCTTTTGTCATTGGTAATAACTTTAAATTCGGGTGATGTAGAGAGTTATGGTGAGAGATAGTGCACTCTGCTTTATCCCCCTCCTTTCATAACAAGTTCGAAGCACGCACAGATCACGGAGTGTCTGACTCAGAGTCTCGTTGTAGCTGAGCAGGTGGGCGTGTGAAGTGCACAGCTGACAAGAGAATACTCAATCAGGATGCCCTGGAACCAAGTCACAGTATTtgtaagaaagaaataatatCATCTCTAAGTTCCTAGCCAAAAACATTAGAGTTCTAGAGGAAAAAGTGAACCAACCCAAAGTCTCCAATGTGGGCATCACAGACTTTTCTCCCAAAACATTTACTTCCAACTTTTCTCCAAGCACACTCTCTGAATCTGGAAGCGTGACTGGACAGGCGCCCGTCGCCGGCTTTTCCTTCACGGGAGTCTTGAACATTTCAGTCAGCCCTATCAAGTGGACAATTGCAAACACACGTCTTTTACACAACTGTCACACAGGATGAACCAAGCAATTACAAGCAAACAATACAAACCTTCTAGAACTTTTCCTGATCCACAAAGACCTATAAAAAGGGTCATTTTATTTACAGTGAGAGAGAAGACACATCatgctctttatttttcttggaaaggagaGGATGAAGCAAGCACACGCCTGTGCAGAACCGTTCCCGCCTAAGGCtccgggaggcaggcaggcaggcagaggtggCTGGCCGAGGGCTCAGCCCACTGGGCACCCCGAAACCGACAGCTCCCATGTCATCTCCCAGCAGTTCTGGATTTCGGGACTTTATGTTCAAATTAACTGGCTCACGTTTTAGAAAAATGCTTCCCGCTTTTAGTACTGTCAACTAATgaactatcttaaaaaaaaaactagcattaTCATTCTCTTTAATAGCAGCAGTTAGTCCCATATAACCTTAGGGGAGAAAATGTAGTCCTTCCATGGAACACTTAACTCTGTGAAAAACATAAAACTCCTGTGTTTGTCTCATTTTTCTCACTCTGGCTTTGATGCATGAAGACCCTGCAAGTGAAAGCTGTCTGTAGAATGTGCCGGGAAGCCTTCGGAAAGCAGCCCATCCGCTGATCATCCCCCACTAGTCACTTCACCCCTCAAACCAAACACTACAAACGAGTCCTCAGTCGATATGGACATCTGGAAATACAAGTTATGCCAGGGAATGAGTTTTGTTTGACTGTAGGAAAAGTGTTTAAAGGAATGCTTGAGATTATACATATCTGCAAAATAAAACTATGTATGTCTAATGTATATTCTATATGTATTTACCCACTCGTACAACTGTTATATATTCTATACACATGCATATTATACTGTGAATCATACGTTACTATTCTACAAGCATACATACATTTCTAAGTTTATAAGCGTACACACACATTCATTGGAtttttgtttcttgctttaaCAGATAAGCGTGTCTCTTACTAGAGGTAACTGGCATACATTACCCCATGGAGTACAGTGCTCCTAACTGCCAAACTGCTGAGACAAAGATGTCCCCAGTGCAGTTCACAGCTCGCCTCCCTCCCGGAGCACATGTGGTGCAAACAGCAGGACTAACTCTGTACCATGAAATCTACACCATGGAATCTTCTTGCCATGGTTCTTATCAACTCAACTCTTCTCTGGAGAGTGAGCACACAATGATTATTCAATTATCACTGGCCTAAAGCTTCCCAGAGTTTTCTTTCAAGGAACAATTAAGCTGACTAGAAAGAAGAGTCAATCTGCTTCAAAACAATCAACCCATTCTTGGGAAAAACCATTGGCATAACTTCAAGGACAGGACAGTCAGAAATAAGAGCCAGTTTGCCTCTGTCACTATGAAAGGCTCCTTCAGGCAGCACACCCCGTCccaacatttcagaactgtccTGCTCCAAGTCAGCTTCACCTTCCCTAAGTATTCTGATCCTAGCAAGTCGATCCCACCATTTATCTTACAACCCCATTTACAGCAAACAAAAACAGGTAGCAAGAATCAATATCAGACAGGAGGCCTAGAAGAACTACATTTTTACCTGAAAGATCCTCATTATAGTCCATTACTCTGCTGTTGAGAGCAAGGTTGTTGAGCATCCTGTAGGGCCGAGCAGGCGCACTTACTTTGGCCACATGAGCTCTCCCTATGACGACGGTGCAGGGGGAGTTGGCGTGGCCTGTACTAAACTGACCCGGCAGCTGGTCTGCAGGCTTCTGAGAACATACCAAAGCACACGGTTAGCCTGCACGCAGCCTTCACGCCGGCGTGGGTCAAACAGCGCACACGGGACACCTCACCTGGGGAGTGTCGGGTCTCCTCTGTCTCCTGTTCACCTGCCTTGGAGGACCAGGCCTTACAGCCTTAGTCTGTGCTTGCTTTGCGCCAAGCTTCACTACATCCGCCCACGATTTTGCCACTGTTAAAGAAAAGATGGTAAACCTACGGACACCGGCATGAATGAAAACATTCACCTTATCTAGATGTATCAGTGTTAATACTAACCAATTAAGTTGGCTTCTGAAGCGCCACTCCTTCTTCTGGAACAAATCATCTGTAAAATATCATGTTGACTCCGACTGACAGAAGTTCTCTTGGAAGGTAAGGTGCCACTCTTCCTCCCTGCTCTCTTAGGGAAGCCAGCCTGCTGGGGAGCTGTGCTGCCGCCGGAGGCCGAGGACCGCCTGCCCGACCTGCGCCTCTCTGCACTTGAACCcggagggctgggggcaggaggactCCGCAGCAGGCTTTGTGTGGGCACTTCCACAGAGATGTCCGCAGAAGGCTCCTGTCCTGATGGCTGAGGGTTTTCCTGCCAAGACAGAAAATGCACAAGAAACCTTACCAAGACAGCAACATCTGTCCTAGTGAGAACTTCAGCTCCCAAAACCCTGAAACAGCTAACATCCGAACCACCCAGCATACACCAGCTCCCTGTGCCTCAAGGCCAAGGTTGAGGTGGTGCTATCCTCCTCATTTAAGAAACACAAAGGCTATTCAAGGAGCAAATGGAGGTATTTCAGGCAGAAAGAACGAAGGAACCTTCTGCAAACAGTAACAAGCAAGTGGAAACCTCAggcccagcacacaccagccccCCAGGATCTGCCCTGGAGGGAggcccagcacacaccagccccCGGGATCTGCCCTGGAGGGAggcccagcacacaccagccccCCCCCCATTCTGCCCTGGACCGAGGCCCAGCACACACCAGCTTCCGGGATCTGCCCTGGACCGAggcccagcacacaccagccccCTGGGATCTGCCCTGGAGGGAGGCCCAGCACATACCAGTCCCCCCCCACTCCCAGATCTGCCCTGGAGGGAGGCCCAGCACACactagccccccccccccccattctgcCCTGGACCGAGGCCCAGCACACACCAGCTTCCGGGATCTGCCCTGGACCGAggcccagcacacaccagccccCTGGGATCTGCCCTGGAGGGAGGCCCAGCACATACCAGTCCCCCCCCACTCCCGGATCTGCCCTGGAGGGAGGCCCAGCACACACTAGCCCCCTGGGATTTGCCCTGGAGGGAggcccagcacacaccagccccCTGGGATCTGCCCTGGAGGGAGACTCCTTTTGGGAACCAGGATAAATAGGAAGGAGCTAGGCATGCATTTTCACTCTTTGCACTAAGGGAAGATAAAGACCACCCAGACTTATGAAGGTGGGCTCTGAGGTCCCATCTCCCTAGAGATGTAAAAACGAGTGGCCACATGGCAGTGAATTAAGACATCACTTGAAGGCACTGACGTCTGagctcagagtgcctgggacggAGTCCTGCCTGGACTTAACGTGcctggccaaagtccttgggttcctgtcgcccacatgagagaccctgggttcctggttcccggcttccaccaccccagtcctagctgttgcaaggatctggggagtgaaccagtgatcaaacacctcctttccttcttcctctccctcccccatcactctacctttcaaacagattcagatatagtaataataataataatacagaagTTTAATGGAAAGATATTTCTTAGATGTTTAGAAATAcataaagcagcaaaggacggcccaGCAAAGGAACGGCTGACTGGAAGATTTCACCAATCAGACCTTCTCCTAGAAGAAAACAAGACGACGCTTCTGGTATCAGGCTGAGATGCAGCCAGCACCTTTAGCTGGTGTTTTCACAGAAGCCCACAGTGATCATGTGGTTCCTGCAGGTGAGGGATCCAGGGGGCGTCTGCCCTAGAACGAGGAGGGCTGAGGAACCACCCCTGCACCCAGCCTTAGCCACCCGAGAGCAGCCGGCAATCCTGTGTTCATTTCCTACCAGCCAAATCAATGGGCTTGCACTTAGCTTTTTAAAGACACTCAGTTCCGCTTTTGCCAGGACTCCGGAGGCAGCGCCGAGCCGGCGTCAGGACAAGCCTACCTTGACGATCTTTTTCAGGACGGTGGGCGTTGCAAGAGACCGCCTCTTCGCCGGTGTTTCTCCCCGCTTGAGAGGTGTATTTGGAGGCAAGTTCTCATCAAATAATTCAGGCCTCAGACGACCGCCAAAGGACACGCGCCTTCTTTTCAAAGACATCCCCTCATTCTTATCTGAAGTGACACAAACGTGAGAGCGGGGATGTGACAAGAGCAACAGAAAGGCTACCCTGAGACTAAGGGCTCGTTCGGCGTGAGACACTGACAAGCCATGCACCCACTGGAAGGTGAACCCGCAGCACCACGCCATTCTCATCGTGCTGATGAGGGCGAGGCTGCTTCCAGACTTCTTGGAAGATCTCAGGAGA
This window harbors:
- the MKI67 gene encoding proliferation marker protein Ki-67, which gives rise to MGPSARLVTIKRSGADGAHFPLSLRSCWFGRGIECDIRIQLPVVSKQHCKIEISEQEAVLHNFSSANPTRVNGSAIAGPVQLRHGDLITIVDRSFRYERESPQNGSKSPKCPRKTHEQSSRRVSRSGVSSDPDEKNQDSKVHSEITEGNVSGRPMTPANRVSRASRGSEDSGAQEVPGVQPSERPGGGHRHAGALASQGSEQSSERVVASFDGGLEPLPSTPRLHEGRNAESPFQELYQSLKKELDVKSQRGNTLQLRRPSGSQVDMMAEAARPDTPQRAQQQPGSGRPRAKCGRRSLGRSEPARPEPEGSPARPGAVGLTPAQSCSPLSGVSRVKTPMRYSHKRKHEDLDAAQLVTGGGGKAAAQSVSPGRLPSRSRAPAAAQGASRPAGSPARLSPRSRSSVPPRVDILPMETEIQNRPLAQWPAHTEKIPEDSPQKPGKSGPTQTSSGLPGLSSAAINNFGDSTNKNEGMSLKRRRVSFGGRLRPELFDENLPPNTPLKRGETPAKRRSLATPTVLKKIVKENPQPSGQEPSADISVEVPTQSLLRSPPAPSPPGSSAERRRSGRRSSASGGSTAPQQAGFPKRAGRKSGTLPSKRTSVSRSQHDILQMICSRRRSGASEANLIVAKSWADVVKLGAKQAQTKAVRPGPPRQVNRRQRRPDTPQKPADQLPGQFSTGHANSPCTVVIGRAHVAKVSAPARPYRMLNNLALNSRVMDYNEDLSGLTEMFKTPVKEKPATGACPVTLPDSEKSENEQTQADPAERIVGRTPRKTPPQEQKAVGERKDGEGPSKTCKESLRSRESSERTAPLRRLSRSWGQKCESAEDRGGSRVPCEEPVSAESKATEVPCESAQVELARTPGSRRSLKTPPEESTENERSAQKRPKRAEALRDDASAGLVKGVPGHSLDPAAFVKAMRRLPRTPRNKSQPLEDLTGFKELFQTPEFSNESLTVGKMTVGPCRTTHPELASPRTQPKTFLKQAGVDKELFALGGTLQTTGQAVHTPKAPRGDGKDFETFRELAKQKMDTATAVTGSKRGPKEKAPVLEDLVGLKELFKTPDHASNPLTVEKITEILENLPQPELMQTPTRLKSRLRTSLGKVNIQEELLELRKLTEPSEEAVFLPQEAVHAEKGVKAFTETPKQKAYSTEKISGRRRRPQTPKQKGQALEDLSGFKELFQTPGHATDLVSAQPGPVQTPAGMKARRKMSLGKEDVPEEPLTRSGSSRSADKARHTPQTPAGNMMGIKQPVDTPKHKLDLIENLSGRRRRPQTPKAKDQVLEDLTGVRELFLTPGHTEEPKSGGEATEITCKFQQLGPANTPTSTKKRRKTSPRNEKAMSGQKKLTRMSGEATPLPRAPVGDDRSFEISKIHAEQKVDPASRVTNSKSQRGAREENFQPMEDLAGFRELFRTPGHTDEPKSGGKNMQIPRQSPQAELENMWVSVRTTPKPPATTAGSEELSALMLSHAARETALTPEEAEDDDKTIKALKKSAKQKAEPSTRVTGSRRRSKAPREKTQHLEDLTGLKELFQTPDHTDSVSDGKSTRMSRKFPALENTPVSVKAWSKTPGRKVGLEQLMPTDTLKTSEGDTYVKTSMRSSKQRLDLAGSVATSRRWPRTPKEKGQPEEDLAGLRELFQTPTPTEESMRDGETTGRSCASEQREPASSPTSRRHLKTDLANGNVLEEYSVQTDCTQLSREAAHTPKVSAVPGGCEKEVEKLKGSAKRKLDSATSAAGGKRQRETPKDKFQPVEDLDGVKELFQTPVHTEKPTGDVKATETTELSCGAPGADSVDTQTRTRRQLRTAVQKADVKAEISTRTRRKLPQPSGEPTPVPGTPDEGVRALEESEEQELDLAENEIGSRRQPRTRKAKTQPLEQQESLKELHTQELVSDGKDAQLSCSAPEPGNTLSRTRRQRKIQPEKADVKAEISTWTRRKVPQPSGEPTPVPGTPDEGVRALEESEEQRLESAAGVIGSRRQPRTRKAKTQPLEQQESLKELHTQELVSDGKDAQLSCSAPEPGNTPSRTRRQLRTAVQKADVKAEVSTRISRKVPQPSGEPTPVPGTPDEGVRALEESEEQRLESAAGVIGSRRQPRTRKAKTQPAAEPGGLKELHTAGHTQASATDEKTTELSCGAPGADSVDTQTRTRRQLRTAVQKADVKAEISTRTRRKVPQPSGEPMPVPGTPDEGVRALEESEEQKLDLAENEIGSRRQPRTRKAKTQPLEQQESLKELHTQELVSDGKDAQLSCSAPEPGNTLSRTRRQRKIQPEKADVKAEISTRTRRKVPQPSGEPTPVPGTPDEGVRALEESEEQRLESAAGVIGSRRQPRTRKAKTQPLEQQESLKGLSPTPGHMEELTVGVHAFKEIPKPSPGRGKSPEMLRRVLRASRLKPVEDPAGLQSTSSPSLAPQSGRGEDGSLPRTKKSSSVATPQELVAKRPANKRRRSASREKDQSPQPEQTAKRPRASAKKVAESLNTRDKATKQEDEEAPITPDKGMPAHRRCQKKTNVKEGQRLRFLLPAENIKMKKNEVSDKQELQKPDEGAERLRSRGTRVRFGKENTGAAKESSPRVEVSVETESGLPAAAPAGPRIRPGTHSVGRASEQRVTRGGGRRAQDPDKDKDIPYAKRMRTRRHREEV